A region of Desulfuromonas thiophila DNA encodes the following proteins:
- a CDS encoding sensor histidine kinase, with product MKIRLSLLVRFMAVIGAVLLVTMLVFVIVNVRLQREITLENSLHDADYLSEAILRSTYYQMLTDDREMLYKMIEEVGAMDGIRRIRLFNKDGVVTFSTDKAELGTVLGLSAEGCSFCHVETGPPLSFATTAARGRTFVDDRGETFLGVTKPIYNEPSCYTGSCHYHPPDRELNGILDVQLSLQSRLHQVDVFRNYFIVLTCVLLVLLFLALLLLTKRFIITPVQALLEHQRRLSLGDLDAQAQISASDELGELAQGANEMTRHLRQSQEEIRRWAATLENKVEQRTRQIREMQGSLARSERLAALGKLVAGIAHEINNPLTGILMFSSMAAETPELDPQVREDLQTITRETQRCAGIVRGLLDFGRESIPQKNFCNINGVVDKALALVEHQALFQDIVIYRNYCEELPELEVDPNQLEQVFVNMFINAAQAMSQGGTLTIDTWEEADEVLIRICDSGSGIPQDILERIFDPFFTTKEDQGTGLGLSVSYGIVENHGGRIEVRSTEGEGTCFTISLPKEYQS from the coding sequence AATCACGCTGGAGAATTCCCTGCACGATGCCGATTATCTCAGCGAAGCGATCCTGCGTTCGACCTATTACCAGATGCTGACGGACGATCGTGAGATGCTTTACAAGATGATCGAGGAAGTCGGCGCCATGGATGGTATCCGCCGTATCCGCCTGTTTAATAAGGACGGTGTGGTGACCTTCTCTACCGATAAAGCAGAATTGGGGACGGTGCTGGGGCTGTCGGCCGAGGGCTGCAGCTTTTGCCATGTGGAGACCGGGCCACCCTTGTCCTTTGCGACCACCGCGGCCCGGGGGCGTACCTTTGTCGACGACCGGGGAGAGACCTTTCTCGGCGTGACCAAGCCGATCTACAATGAGCCCAGTTGCTACACGGGCAGTTGCCATTACCATCCACCAGATCGGGAGCTCAATGGCATTCTGGATGTGCAGCTGTCGCTGCAGAGTCGCCTGCATCAGGTCGATGTGTTTCGCAATTACTTCATCGTGCTCACCTGTGTCTTGTTGGTGCTGCTGTTTCTGGCGCTGCTGCTGTTGACTAAGCGTTTCATCATCACGCCGGTACAGGCGCTACTGGAACATCAGCGCCGTCTTTCTCTGGGGGATCTGGACGCGCAGGCCCAGATCAGCGCTTCCGATGAACTGGGGGAATTGGCCCAGGGAGCCAACGAGATGACGCGCCACCTGCGTCAGTCGCAGGAAGAGATTCGGCGCTGGGCGGCGACCCTGGAGAACAAGGTTGAGCAACGGACTCGCCAGATTCGTGAAATGCAGGGGTCGCTGGCGCGCTCCGAGAGGCTGGCGGCGCTGGGCAAACTGGTGGCGGGGATCGCCCACGAAATCAATAATCCGTTGACGGGGATTTTGATGTTTTCCTCGATGGCGGCGGAAACGCCGGAACTTGATCCGCAGGTAAGGGAGGACCTGCAGACCATTACCCGCGAAACGCAGCGCTGTGCCGGCATTGTGAGGGGGCTGCTTGATTTTGGCCGCGAGTCCATACCGCAGAAGAACTTCTGCAATATCAATGGCGTGGTAGACAAGGCGCTGGCGCTGGTCGAGCATCAGGCTCTGTTTCAGGATATTGTCATCTATCGAAACTACTGTGAGGAGCTGCCGGAGCTGGAGGTCGACCCCAATCAGCTGGAGCAGGTCTTTGTCAACATGTTCATCAATGCTGCCCAGGCCATGTCTCAAGGGGGCACGTTGACCATCGATACCTGGGAGGAGGCCGACGAGGTGCTGATCCGCATCTGTGACAGCGGCAGCGGCATACCACAGGATATCCTTGAACGGATTTTCGACCCGTTTTTTACCACCAAAGAGGACCAGGGCACGGGGCTGGGACTGTCGGTATCTTATGGCATCGTGGAAAATCACGGTGGCCGGATCGAGGTGCGCAGCACCGAAGGGGAGGGGACCTGCTTCACCATCTCGCTGCCTAAGGAATACCAGTCGTAG
- a CDS encoding sigma-54-dependent transcriptional regulator, with product MSQPRILVVDDEAVIREALRRILQSDGYQVDPVASGHAALERIQQEQYSVVISDLKMPGMSGMEVLKSIRILQPYVPVIIITGYATVETAVDAIKNGAFDYLSKPFTPDQVRALIRKAVDHRLANTEGDDSGNAQGFDRFIGASKAMKKVYNRILQVAPTDSTVLITGESGTGKELVARAIHDNSQRRDKPFVAIDCTALAETLLESELFGHEKGSFTGAMRTKVGLFKIADGGTLFLDEVSNISLSSQAKLLRVIQEREVTPIGGTKPQPINIRLISATNKSLRELAEKGEFREDLYFRLNTIPIDMPPLRDRKGDLPLLIGHFLRRFASEIGKDIKGVSPAAMALLEQYEFPGNVRELEHMIERAVVLAEEDLIQPADFGFLDSELAETLGSSDYTPKTADELKEIKRRLREEAVIPIEKSFVLEALQRNDWNITRAAEEVGMLRPNFQALMKKLQISARDRKF from the coding sequence ATGTCGCAACCACGCATTCTCGTCGTCGACGATGAAGCTGTCATTCGTGAAGCTCTCCGCCGCATCCTGCAGAGCGATGGCTACCAGGTTGATCCCGTAGCCAGCGGTCACGCCGCTCTCGAACGCATTCAGCAGGAACAGTACAGCGTCGTCATCAGCGACCTGAAGATGCCTGGCATGAGTGGCATGGAAGTTCTCAAATCCATCCGCATCCTGCAACCCTATGTCCCCGTCATCATCATCACCGGCTACGCCACGGTGGAAACCGCCGTAGACGCCATCAAGAATGGTGCCTTCGATTATCTTTCCAAGCCCTTTACGCCAGATCAGGTCCGCGCCCTGATCCGCAAAGCGGTCGATCACCGACTGGCCAACACGGAAGGTGACGACAGCGGTAATGCCCAGGGTTTCGACCGCTTCATCGGTGCCAGCAAGGCCATGAAAAAGGTCTACAACCGCATCCTGCAGGTGGCACCAACCGACAGCACCGTGCTGATCACGGGTGAAAGTGGCACCGGCAAGGAACTGGTAGCCCGGGCCATCCACGACAACAGCCAGCGGCGCGACAAGCCCTTTGTTGCCATCGACTGTACTGCCCTGGCCGAAACCCTACTGGAAAGCGAGCTTTTTGGCCACGAAAAGGGCTCCTTCACTGGCGCCATGCGTACCAAGGTGGGCCTGTTCAAGATTGCCGATGGCGGCACCCTGTTTCTCGACGAGGTTTCCAACATCAGCCTCAGCTCCCAGGCCAAGCTCCTGCGCGTCATCCAGGAACGGGAGGTAACACCCATCGGCGGCACCAAGCCCCAGCCCATCAACATCCGCCTGATCTCGGCTACCAACAAAAGCTTGCGCGAACTGGCCGAAAAAGGAGAGTTCCGCGAAGACCTGTATTTCCGCCTCAACACCATTCCCATCGACATGCCACCACTGCGCGACCGCAAAGGTGACCTGCCGCTCCTGATTGGCCATTTCCTGCGGCGTTTCGCCAGTGAAATCGGCAAGGACATCAAAGGGGTCAGCCCGGCAGCGATGGCGCTGTTGGAACAGTATGAATTTCCGGGAAATGTGCGCGAGCTTGAACACATGATTGAACGGGCCGTGGTGCTGGCTGAAGAAGACCTGATCCAGCCGGCTGATTTCGGATTTCTCGATTCAGAGCTGGCGGAAACCCTCGGCAGCAGCGACTACACCCCCAAAACAGCCGACGAGCTCAAAGAAATCAAACGCCGCCTGCGTGAAGAAGCCGTCATTCCCATCGAAAAAAGTTTTGTGCTCGAAGCCTTGCAGCGCAACGACTGGAATATCACCCGGGCGGCCGAAGAAGTCGGCATGTTGCGGCCGAACTTCCAGGCCCTGATGAAGAAGCTGCAGATTTCCGCCCGCGACCGCAAGTTCTGA
- a CDS encoding cytochrome c3 family protein translates to MKNFLLCSAIGLVLALQPAGLWALTDQDCLDCHSLADEVGEMNHVDAAIYQGTAHAELGCSGCHSAGDGHPYDASEVSLTAQCSDCHDGLAATYAASSHADNASCGDCHNAHQALAPLSLSGEQMNQSCQDCHDHAEVEGSHARWLPQADIHIRAVPCVTCHSSSKKFVVSLYVTQRQGGRAYADYELISYTDLQQAVGSEDVTDLLDQDNDGQVSLTELNAFYQRTDNHGLRLWAMMTPESVDHDFTTMDDRWDCTYCHAAGPEAMQQSFIAFPQPDGTYGRVPVEAGATLDALFGTPDFYMVGSTRSTTLNIIGLLILLGGLAMPIGHGTLRFLTRKNRRKDH, encoded by the coding sequence ATGAAGAATTTTCTGTTGTGTAGTGCCATCGGGCTGGTTCTGGCCCTGCAGCCGGCGGGGCTTTGGGCGCTGACGGATCAGGACTGTCTGGACTGTCACAGCCTGGCCGACGAGGTCGGGGAAATGAACCATGTGGATGCTGCAATCTATCAGGGGACGGCCCATGCCGAGCTGGGTTGCTCCGGTTGCCACAGTGCCGGCGACGGGCATCCCTATGATGCGTCAGAGGTCTCTCTGACCGCTCAGTGCAGCGATTGCCACGATGGCCTGGCGGCGACCTACGCGGCCAGCAGCCATGCCGACAACGCCAGCTGTGGTGATTGTCACAATGCCCATCAGGCTCTGGCGCCGCTGAGTTTGTCGGGTGAGCAGATGAACCAGTCGTGCCAGGATTGTCATGACCATGCCGAGGTGGAGGGGTCCCATGCCCGCTGGCTGCCACAGGCCGATATTCACATCCGTGCGGTGCCCTGTGTCACCTGTCACAGCTCGTCGAAAAAGTTTGTCGTGTCGCTCTATGTTACCCAGCGTCAGGGTGGCCGGGCCTACGCTGATTACGAACTGATCAGCTACACCGATCTGCAGCAGGCCGTGGGCTCGGAGGACGTAACCGATCTGCTGGATCAGGACAACGACGGTCAGGTGTCGCTGACGGAGCTCAATGCCTTCTACCAGCGCACCGACAATCATGGGCTGCGGCTGTGGGCCATGATGACGCCGGAAAGTGTCGATCACGATTTCACCACCATGGATGATCGCTGGGACTGCACCTACTGCCATGCTGCCGGTCCCGAGGCCATGCAGCAGAGCTTTATTGCCTTTCCGCAGCCCGATGGCACCTATGGCCGGGTACCGGTTGAAGCGGGCGCGACACTTGACGCCCTGTTCGGTACCCCTGATTTTTACATGGTAGGTTCCACCCGCAGCACCACGCTCAACATTATCGGTCTGCTGATTCTGCTGGGTGGCCTGGCCATGCCGATCGGTCATGGCACCCTGCGTTTCCTGACCCGTAAAAACCGTAGAAAGGATCACTGA
- a CDS encoding cytochrome b/b6 domain-containing protein: protein MAMQERIYLTPTPVRIWHWLNALGIVTLCITGAQIRFPEYINIFGTYRAAVRLHHTAGIVVAISFLLWLFYYGVIAKMLVRLYVPTAEDLKYGAFRQALYYFFHYFRGDKPNPHQESPTNKFNPMQKGAYVVIMMVLVPLVIITGLILMNLGPLSSLAHLLGGVRVVAGIHFLLACALGAFLPTHFYLATLGHTPFAHFKPMWTGWEEPHGHE, encoded by the coding sequence ATGGCTATGCAGGAACGGATTTACCTGACCCCGACCCCCGTGCGTATCTGGCACTGGCTCAATGCCCTGGGCATTGTCACCCTGTGCATCACTGGTGCCCAGATCCGCTTTCCCGAATACATCAACATCTTTGGCACCTATCGCGCGGCGGTGCGCTTGCATCACACCGCCGGTATTGTTGTGGCCATTTCCTTTTTGCTCTGGCTGTTTTACTATGGTGTCATCGCCAAGATGCTGGTGCGTCTCTATGTGCCGACAGCCGAAGACCTGAAGTATGGCGCGTTTCGTCAGGCCCTGTATTACTTCTTCCACTATTTCAGGGGTGACAAGCCCAACCCGCATCAGGAATCGCCGACCAACAAGTTCAACCCGATGCAGAAGGGCGCCTATGTGGTTATCATGATGGTGCTGGTGCCACTGGTGATCATCACGGGTTTGATCCTGATGAATCTGGGGCCTCTCAGCTCTCTTGCGCACCTGCTCGGCGGTGTGCGGGTAGTGGCCGGTATTCATTTCCTGTTGGCTTGTGCCTTGGGAGCCTTCCTGCCGACCCATTTTTATCTGGCGACTCTGGGCCATACCCCGTTTGCTCACTTCAAACCCATGTGGACGGGCTGGGAAGAACCGCACGGTCACGAGTAA
- a CDS encoding PDC sensor domain-containing protein — MSKPLAHKTLLPVAIILTAFVTLCFVLLYSYVRSLMVDAAVGRTLCMAQTVARSTSYDMLHNDHAALAYMVENIGSNPDVVHLRIFDKKGVVRFARDEREVGQLVDMRAESCTICHNEDIQLDGSQTERVRYFSGVTGERVLGVTVPIPRQQGCVTANCHAGSEGLSLLGTVDVGVSQRPLERNMGRIGKALFGFWLMVVVLAVGLLSVIIQKNILVPVANLIRYSKDVSRGAPLSVAEPDDCHEFQFLARLIRDLSRPGKSDEEPR; from the coding sequence ATGTCCAAGCCGCTTGCACATAAAACGCTTTTGCCGGTGGCCATCATCCTGACGGCCTTTGTCACCCTGTGCTTTGTTCTGCTTTACAGTTATGTGCGCAGCCTTATGGTTGATGCCGCCGTCGGCCGTACGCTGTGCATGGCGCAAACGGTGGCGCGTTCAACCAGTTACGACATGTTGCATAACGATCATGCGGCTCTGGCCTACATGGTGGAGAATATCGGCAGCAACCCCGATGTGGTCCATTTGCGAATTTTCGATAAGAAGGGCGTGGTGCGTTTCGCCCGGGATGAGCGCGAGGTCGGGCAACTGGTGGACATGCGGGCAGAAAGCTGCACCATCTGCCATAATGAGGACATACAGCTGGATGGCAGCCAGACCGAGCGGGTGCGCTATTTCAGTGGCGTCACTGGTGAGCGGGTGCTTGGCGTGACGGTTCCCATTCCACGGCAGCAGGGGTGTGTGACTGCCAACTGTCATGCGGGCAGTGAGGGACTGTCTTTGCTCGGGACGGTAGATGTTGGCGTGTCGCAGCGGCCACTTGAACGCAACATGGGCCGCATTGGCAAGGCGCTATTCGGGTTTTGGCTGATGGTGGTGGTGTTGGCGGTGGGACTGCTGTCGGTCATTATCCAGAAAAATATTCTGGTTCCTGTTGCCAACCTGATCCGTTACAGTAAGGACGTCAGTCGGGGCGCGCCGCTCAGCGTGGCTGAACCTGATGACTGCCATGAGTTTCAGTTTCTAGCCCGGCTGATCCGCGATTTAAGCCGGCCGGGGAAGTCGGATGAAGAGCCGCGCTGA